One genomic region from Vanacampus margaritifer isolate UIUO_Vmar chromosome 2, RoL_Vmar_1.0, whole genome shotgun sequence encodes:
- the LOC144043295 gene encoding 3',5'-cyclic-AMP phosphodiesterase 4B-like isoform X1 — translation MKKSRSVQGVTLGDEKKEPQYPSGSTLAVEVCKVHRRFSGNLQLPPLSWRQAEKERDRGSLLSPEKDSVTHTRPTSLPIASLPRIDITKADTNSLEGENGPSLCCSPSDPQASPSSGLVLHPNLASHGQRRESFLYRSDSDYELSPKSLSRNSSIFGELHGEDLIVTPFAQVLASLRTIRNNFTTLTNVQCASNKRSPAANQPPVTKVCLSDESYQKLAMETMEELDWCLDQLETIQTYRSVSDMASNKFKRMLNRELSHLSEMSRSGNQVSEYISNTFLDKQNELELPCPVPKSRERKRRQGQQHQQPQQQGGMMSPIGGVRKVSYTPCISGGTSNRFGVKTDQEELLSKDLEGINKWGLNIFRIAEHSHNRPLTCIMYAIFQERDLMRTFKIPTDTFVTFMLTLESRYHSDVAYHNSLHAADVAQSTHILLSTPALDAVFTDLEVLAAIFAAAIHDVDHPGVSNQFLINTNSELALMYNDESVLENHHLAVGFKLLQQDNCDIFQNLSKKQRQTLRRMVIDMVLATDMSKHMSLLADLKTMVETKKVTSSGVLLLDNYTDRMQVLRNMVHCADLSNPTKPLDLYRQWTDRIMDEFFHQGDRERERGMEISPMCDKHTASVERTQVGFIDYIVHPLWETWADLVHPDAQDILDMLEDNRNWYQSMIPQSPSPPFYTSEVDAGPHGEVEGVPVASKFQFELTLDEQESETAAMETLQGGTPDQGGVDAATRDVSPAET, via the exons ATGAAGAAAAGCCGTAGTGTTCAAGGAGTCACTTTGGGAGAC GAGAAGAAGGAGCCGCAATATCCCTCGGGTAGCACCCTTGCAGTAGAGGTGTGCAAAGTCCATCGGCGCTTTTCTGGCAACCTGCAGCTGCCTCCGTTGTCATGGCGACAGGCCGAGAAGGAGCGGGATAGGGGAAGTTTGCTATCCCCGGAGAAAGACTCAGTGACTCACACCAGGCCAACGAGTCTACCTATTGCTTCTCTCCCCCGGATTGACATCACAAAGGCTGACACCAACAG TTTGGAGGGAGAGAATGGCCCATCATTGTGCTGTAGTCCCTCAGACCCACAAGCCTCCCCGAGTTCGGGCCTGGTTCTTCATCCCAACCTGGCGAGCCACGGCCAGCGTCGAGAGTCCTTCCTCTACCGCTCCGACAGCGACTATGAACTGTCACCCAAGTCCCTTTCTCGAAACTCTTCCATCTTTGGAGAACT CCACGGAGAAGACTTGATAGTGACCCCCTTTGCCCAG gttcTGGCAAGCCTTCGCACCATCAGGAATAACTTCACCACATTGACAAATGTGCAATGTGCATCTAATAA GAGGTCTCCTGCTGCAAATCAGCCTCCAGTTACAAAAGTCTGTTTGTCTG ATGAGTCTTACCAGAAGCTTGCTATGGAGACCATGGAGGAGTTAGACTGGTGTCTGGACCAGTTGGAGACCATCCAGACCTACCGCTCTGTCAGTGACATGGCATCCAACAAG TTCAAAAGGATGCTGAACCGGGAGCTGAGCCACCTGTCTGAGATGAGTCGCTCAGGCAACCAAGTGTCCGAATACATCTCCAATACCTTCCTAG ACAAACAGAACGAGCTGGAGCTTCCGTGTCCCGTTCCCAAGTCAAGAGAAAGAAAGCGGCGGCAAGGCCAGCAGCACCAGCAGCCGCAGCAGCAAGGTGGGATGATGAGTCCGATTGGCGGGGTGAGGAAGGTCAGCTACACGCCCTGCATCTCTGGAGGCACCAGCAATCGCTTTGGGGTCAAGACAGATCAGGAAGAACTACTGTCAAAG GACCTGGAGGGGATCAATAAATGGGGGCTGAATATCTTCAGGATAGCAGAACACTCTCACAACCGGCCCCTCACGTGCATCATGTATGCCATCTTTCAG GAGCGAGACCTGATGAGGACGTTCAAGATTCCAACTGATACTTTTGTGACGTTCATGCTCACCCTGGAGAGCCGCTACCACTCTGACGTGGCTTACCACAATAGCCTGCATGCCGCCGACGTCGCCCAGTCCACTCATATCCTGTTGTCCACGCCAGCTTTGGAT GCTGTCTTCACTGATCTGGAGGTCCTGGCAGCTATTTTTGCAGCTGCAATTCATGACGTGGATCACCCGGGAGTGTCCAATCAGTTCCTAATCAACACGA ACTCTGAACTGGCTCTGATGTACAACGATGAGTCAGTGCTGGAGAACCACCACTTGGCTGTGGGCTTCAAACTGCTGCAGCAAGACAACTGCGACATCTTCCAAAACCTCAGCAAGAAACAGAGGCAGACACTCCGCAGGATGGTCATCGACATG GTTTTGGCAACGGACATGTCCAAACACATGAGCCTGCTGGCAGACTTGAAAACAATGGTGGAGACCAAGAAGGTGACCAGCTCGGGAGTCCTCCTGCTGGACAACTACACAGACAGGATGCAG GTTCTTCGTAACATGGTCCACTGTGCGGACCTGAGCAATCCCACCAAGCCCCTGGATCTGTATCGGCAGTGGACTGACAGGATCATGGATGAGTTCTTCCATCAGGGAGATCGAGAGAGGGAGCGGGGTATGGAGATCAGCCCCATGTGTGACAAACACACGGCGTCAGTGGAGAGGACGCAG GTGGGCTTCATCGACTACATCGTGCATCCTCTGTGGGAGACGTGGGCCGACCTGGTCCACCCGGATGCCCAGGACATCCTGGACATGCTGGAGGACAATAGGAACTGGTACCAGAGCATGATCCCCCagagcccctcccctcccttctATACCAGCGAAGTGGACGCGGGCCCGCACGGGGAGGTGGAGGGCGTTCCCGTCGCCAGCAAGTTTCAATTTGAGCTGACGCTGGACGAGCAGGAAAGCGAGACCGCCGCGATGGAGACGCTCCAAGGTGGAACCCCCGATCAGGGCGGGGTCGACGCGGCGACGCGCGACGTCTCACCAGCCGAGACATAG
- the LOC144043295 gene encoding 3',5'-cyclic-AMP phosphodiesterase 4B-like isoform X2: MRGMLRKSVRCRVGYFDFSEEMVSEVQLSATSLEGENGPSLCCSPSDPQASPSSGLVLHPNLASHGQRRESFLYRSDSDYELSPKSLSRNSSIFGELHGEDLIVTPFAQVLASLRTIRNNFTTLTNVQCASNKRSPAANQPPVTKVCLSDESYQKLAMETMEELDWCLDQLETIQTYRSVSDMASNKFKRMLNRELSHLSEMSRSGNQVSEYISNTFLDKQNELELPCPVPKSRERKRRQGQQHQQPQQQGGMMSPIGGVRKVSYTPCISGGTSNRFGVKTDQEELLSKDLEGINKWGLNIFRIAEHSHNRPLTCIMYAIFQERDLMRTFKIPTDTFVTFMLTLESRYHSDVAYHNSLHAADVAQSTHILLSTPALDAVFTDLEVLAAIFAAAIHDVDHPGVSNQFLINTNSELALMYNDESVLENHHLAVGFKLLQQDNCDIFQNLSKKQRQTLRRMVIDMVLATDMSKHMSLLADLKTMVETKKVTSSGVLLLDNYTDRMQVLRNMVHCADLSNPTKPLDLYRQWTDRIMDEFFHQGDRERERGMEISPMCDKHTASVERTQVGFIDYIVHPLWETWADLVHPDAQDILDMLEDNRNWYQSMIPQSPSPPFYTSEVDAGPHGEVEGVPVASKFQFELTLDEQESETAAMETLQGGTPDQGGVDAATRDVSPAET, from the exons ATGAGAGGAATGTTACGGAAGTCTGTCCGATGCCGAGTTGGGTACTTTGATTTCAGCGAGGAGATGGTCAGTGAAGTGCAACTCTCAGCCACCAG TTTGGAGGGAGAGAATGGCCCATCATTGTGCTGTAGTCCCTCAGACCCACAAGCCTCCCCGAGTTCGGGCCTGGTTCTTCATCCCAACCTGGCGAGCCACGGCCAGCGTCGAGAGTCCTTCCTCTACCGCTCCGACAGCGACTATGAACTGTCACCCAAGTCCCTTTCTCGAAACTCTTCCATCTTTGGAGAACT CCACGGAGAAGACTTGATAGTGACCCCCTTTGCCCAG gttcTGGCAAGCCTTCGCACCATCAGGAATAACTTCACCACATTGACAAATGTGCAATGTGCATCTAATAA GAGGTCTCCTGCTGCAAATCAGCCTCCAGTTACAAAAGTCTGTTTGTCTG ATGAGTCTTACCAGAAGCTTGCTATGGAGACCATGGAGGAGTTAGACTGGTGTCTGGACCAGTTGGAGACCATCCAGACCTACCGCTCTGTCAGTGACATGGCATCCAACAAG TTCAAAAGGATGCTGAACCGGGAGCTGAGCCACCTGTCTGAGATGAGTCGCTCAGGCAACCAAGTGTCCGAATACATCTCCAATACCTTCCTAG ACAAACAGAACGAGCTGGAGCTTCCGTGTCCCGTTCCCAAGTCAAGAGAAAGAAAGCGGCGGCAAGGCCAGCAGCACCAGCAGCCGCAGCAGCAAGGTGGGATGATGAGTCCGATTGGCGGGGTGAGGAAGGTCAGCTACACGCCCTGCATCTCTGGAGGCACCAGCAATCGCTTTGGGGTCAAGACAGATCAGGAAGAACTACTGTCAAAG GACCTGGAGGGGATCAATAAATGGGGGCTGAATATCTTCAGGATAGCAGAACACTCTCACAACCGGCCCCTCACGTGCATCATGTATGCCATCTTTCAG GAGCGAGACCTGATGAGGACGTTCAAGATTCCAACTGATACTTTTGTGACGTTCATGCTCACCCTGGAGAGCCGCTACCACTCTGACGTGGCTTACCACAATAGCCTGCATGCCGCCGACGTCGCCCAGTCCACTCATATCCTGTTGTCCACGCCAGCTTTGGAT GCTGTCTTCACTGATCTGGAGGTCCTGGCAGCTATTTTTGCAGCTGCAATTCATGACGTGGATCACCCGGGAGTGTCCAATCAGTTCCTAATCAACACGA ACTCTGAACTGGCTCTGATGTACAACGATGAGTCAGTGCTGGAGAACCACCACTTGGCTGTGGGCTTCAAACTGCTGCAGCAAGACAACTGCGACATCTTCCAAAACCTCAGCAAGAAACAGAGGCAGACACTCCGCAGGATGGTCATCGACATG GTTTTGGCAACGGACATGTCCAAACACATGAGCCTGCTGGCAGACTTGAAAACAATGGTGGAGACCAAGAAGGTGACCAGCTCGGGAGTCCTCCTGCTGGACAACTACACAGACAGGATGCAG GTTCTTCGTAACATGGTCCACTGTGCGGACCTGAGCAATCCCACCAAGCCCCTGGATCTGTATCGGCAGTGGACTGACAGGATCATGGATGAGTTCTTCCATCAGGGAGATCGAGAGAGGGAGCGGGGTATGGAGATCAGCCCCATGTGTGACAAACACACGGCGTCAGTGGAGAGGACGCAG GTGGGCTTCATCGACTACATCGTGCATCCTCTGTGGGAGACGTGGGCCGACCTGGTCCACCCGGATGCCCAGGACATCCTGGACATGCTGGAGGACAATAGGAACTGGTACCAGAGCATGATCCCCCagagcccctcccctcccttctATACCAGCGAAGTGGACGCGGGCCCGCACGGGGAGGTGGAGGGCGTTCCCGTCGCCAGCAAGTTTCAATTTGAGCTGACGCTGGACGAGCAGGAAAGCGAGACCGCCGCGATGGAGACGCTCCAAGGTGGAACCCCCGATCAGGGCGGGGTCGACGCGGCGACGCGCGACGTCTCACCAGCCGAGACATAG
- the LOC144043295 gene encoding 3',5'-cyclic-AMP phosphodiesterase 4B-like isoform X3, giving the protein MPEANYLFSVSWGYIKFKRMLNRELSHLSEMSRSGNQVSEYISNTFLDKQNELELPCPVPKSRERKRRQGQQHQQPQQQGGMMSPIGGVRKVSYTPCISGGTSNRFGVKTDQEELLSKDLEGINKWGLNIFRIAEHSHNRPLTCIMYAIFQERDLMRTFKIPTDTFVTFMLTLESRYHSDVAYHNSLHAADVAQSTHILLSTPALDAVFTDLEVLAAIFAAAIHDVDHPGVSNQFLINTNSELALMYNDESVLENHHLAVGFKLLQQDNCDIFQNLSKKQRQTLRRMVIDMVLATDMSKHMSLLADLKTMVETKKVTSSGVLLLDNYTDRMQVLRNMVHCADLSNPTKPLDLYRQWTDRIMDEFFHQGDRERERGMEISPMCDKHTASVERTQVGFIDYIVHPLWETWADLVHPDAQDILDMLEDNRNWYQSMIPQSPSPPFYTSEVDAGPHGEVEGVPVASKFQFELTLDEQESETAAMETLQGGTPDQGGVDAATRDVSPAET; this is encoded by the exons ATGCCTGAGGCCAACTACCTGTTCTCTGTGTCCTGGGGATACATCAAG TTCAAAAGGATGCTGAACCGGGAGCTGAGCCACCTGTCTGAGATGAGTCGCTCAGGCAACCAAGTGTCCGAATACATCTCCAATACCTTCCTAG ACAAACAGAACGAGCTGGAGCTTCCGTGTCCCGTTCCCAAGTCAAGAGAAAGAAAGCGGCGGCAAGGCCAGCAGCACCAGCAGCCGCAGCAGCAAGGTGGGATGATGAGTCCGATTGGCGGGGTGAGGAAGGTCAGCTACACGCCCTGCATCTCTGGAGGCACCAGCAATCGCTTTGGGGTCAAGACAGATCAGGAAGAACTACTGTCAAAG GACCTGGAGGGGATCAATAAATGGGGGCTGAATATCTTCAGGATAGCAGAACACTCTCACAACCGGCCCCTCACGTGCATCATGTATGCCATCTTTCAG GAGCGAGACCTGATGAGGACGTTCAAGATTCCAACTGATACTTTTGTGACGTTCATGCTCACCCTGGAGAGCCGCTACCACTCTGACGTGGCTTACCACAATAGCCTGCATGCCGCCGACGTCGCCCAGTCCACTCATATCCTGTTGTCCACGCCAGCTTTGGAT GCTGTCTTCACTGATCTGGAGGTCCTGGCAGCTATTTTTGCAGCTGCAATTCATGACGTGGATCACCCGGGAGTGTCCAATCAGTTCCTAATCAACACGA ACTCTGAACTGGCTCTGATGTACAACGATGAGTCAGTGCTGGAGAACCACCACTTGGCTGTGGGCTTCAAACTGCTGCAGCAAGACAACTGCGACATCTTCCAAAACCTCAGCAAGAAACAGAGGCAGACACTCCGCAGGATGGTCATCGACATG GTTTTGGCAACGGACATGTCCAAACACATGAGCCTGCTGGCAGACTTGAAAACAATGGTGGAGACCAAGAAGGTGACCAGCTCGGGAGTCCTCCTGCTGGACAACTACACAGACAGGATGCAG GTTCTTCGTAACATGGTCCACTGTGCGGACCTGAGCAATCCCACCAAGCCCCTGGATCTGTATCGGCAGTGGACTGACAGGATCATGGATGAGTTCTTCCATCAGGGAGATCGAGAGAGGGAGCGGGGTATGGAGATCAGCCCCATGTGTGACAAACACACGGCGTCAGTGGAGAGGACGCAG GTGGGCTTCATCGACTACATCGTGCATCCTCTGTGGGAGACGTGGGCCGACCTGGTCCACCCGGATGCCCAGGACATCCTGGACATGCTGGAGGACAATAGGAACTGGTACCAGAGCATGATCCCCCagagcccctcccctcccttctATACCAGCGAAGTGGACGCGGGCCCGCACGGGGAGGTGGAGGGCGTTCCCGTCGCCAGCAAGTTTCAATTTGAGCTGACGCTGGACGAGCAGGAAAGCGAGACCGCCGCGATGGAGACGCTCCAAGGTGGAACCCCCGATCAGGGCGGGGTCGACGCGGCGACGCGCGACGTCTCACCAGCCGAGACATAG